From the Equus przewalskii isolate Varuska chromosome 19, EquPr2, whole genome shotgun sequence genome, one window contains:
- the RPS18 gene encoding small ribosomal subunit protein uS13, with product MSLVIPEKFQHILRVLNTNIDGRRKIAFAITAIKGVGRRYAHVVLRKADIDLTKRAGELTEDEVERVITIMQNPRQYKIPDWFLNRQKDVKDGKYSQVLANGLDNKLREDLERLKKIRAHRGLRHFWGLRVRGQHTKTTGRRGRTVGVSKKK from the exons ATG TCTCTAGTGATCCCTGAGAAGTTCCAGCACATCTTGCGAGTACTCAACACCAACATCGATGGGCGGCGGAAGATAGCCTTCGCCATCACTGCCATTAAG GGTGTGGGGCGAAGATATGCTCACGTGGTGTTGAGGAAAGCAGACATCGACCTCACCAAGAGGGCAGGAGAGCTCACTGAGGATGAG GTGGAACGTGTGATCACCATTATGCAGAATCCACGCCAGTACAAGATCCCAGACTGGTTCTTGAACAGACAGAAGGACGTGAAGGATGGAAAATACAGCCAG GTCTTGGCCAATGGTCTGGACAACAAGCTCCGTGAAGACCTGGAGCGACTGAAGAAGATACGGGCCCACAGAGGGCTGCGCCACTTCTGGGG ACTACGTGTCCGAGGTCAGCACACTAAGACCACAGGCCGCAGGGGCCGCACCGTGGGTGTGtctaagaagaaataa
- the B3GALT4 gene encoding beta-1,3-galactosyltransferase 4: protein MPLSLFRRFLLAVLLLVIVWTLFGPSGIGEELLSLSLASLLPAPASPGPPLALPRLLIPNEEACGGPGAPPFLLILVCTAPENLNQRNAIRASWGGLREARGLRVQTLFLLGESSWRHLTGVSHENDLARESAAQGDIVQAAFQDSYRNLTLKTLSGLNWADKHCPMARYILKTDDDVFVNVPELVSELVRRGGRWEQWEKGMEPQRDPEVGHEEQEGGGPTLGSQPVPLLYLGRVHWWVHPSRTPGAKHWISEEQWPPTWGPFPPYASGTGYVLSASAVQLVLKVASRAPLLPLEDVFVGVSARRGGLTPTHCVKLAGATHYPLDRCCYGRFLLTSHRLDPWKMQEAWKLVGGSDGERTAPFCSWLEGVLGLLRCRVIAWLHS, encoded by the coding sequence ATGCCCCTCAGCCTATTCCGGCGCTTTCTCCTTGCCGTCCTGCTGCTGGTGATTGTCTGGACCCTCTTTGGGCCCTCAGGCATCGGGGAGGAGCTGCTGAGCCTCTCGCTagcctccctgctcccagccccggCTTCGCCCGGACcgcccctggccctgccccgcCTCTTAATCCCCAACGAGGAGGCGTGCGGTGGGCCCGGCGCCCCTCCCTTCCTGCTAATCCTCGTGTGCACGGCCCCGGAGAACCTGAACCAAAGAAACGCCATTCGAGCCTCGTGGGGCGGGCTGCGCGAGGCCCGAGGGCTCAGGGTGCAGACTCTTTTTCTTCTAGGAGAATCGAGCTGGCGGCATCTCACCGGGGTCTCCCACGAGAACGACCTGGCACGGGAGTCAGCGGCCCAGGGGGACATCGTGCAGGCGGCCTTCCAGGACTCCTACCGAAACCTTACCCTCAAGACTCTCAGCGGGCTGAACTGGGCCGACAAACACTGCCCCATGGCCCGCTACATCCTCAAGACCGACGATGATGTGTTTGTGAACGTCCCGGAGCTTGTATCAGAGCTGGTCCGGCGAGGGGGCCGTTGGGAACAATGGGAGAAGGGCATGGAACCACAGAGAGACCCTGAGGTTGGACATGAAGAGCAGGAAGGCGGCGGCCCCACTTTGGGGAGCCAGCCAGTGCCTCTTTTGTACCTGGGACGTGTGCACTGGTGGGTGCACCCCTCTCGGACCCCAGGGGCTAAGCACTGGATATCAGAGGAGCAGTGGCCTCCCACCTGGGGCCCCTTTCCACCCTATGCCTCAGGCACAGGCTATGTGCTGTCAGCTTCTGCTGTGCAGCTCGTCCTGAAGGTGGCCAGCCGGGCACCCCTTCTGCCACTGGAAGATGTCTTTGTGGGGGTAAGTGCCCGACGAGGAGGCCTCACACCAACCCACTGTGTCAAGCTGGCTGGTGCCACACACTACCCCCTGGACCGGTGCTGCTATGGGAGATTCCTGCTGACATCCCACAGATTGGACCCCTGGAAGATGCAAGAAGCCTGGAAGCTGGTGGGCGGCTCTGATGGGGAAAGGACTGCACCCTTCTGCTCCTGGCTTGAGGGAGTCCTGGGCCTCCTGCGGTGTCGGGTAATAGCCTGGCTTCACAGCTGA
- the WDR46 gene encoding WD repeat-containing protein 46 yields the protein MRARGLPGVPKPTVGQLRGVCTWIVVGVGWMETAPKPGRDVPPKNVKFQSKKKKPRRYWEEETTPTAAAASPGPPGNKKRNRELRPQRSKKAYIPKKSRISKKPQLPKKPRERRNPEPERSLSGAQDPFPGPAPVPLELAQKFCRIDKSKKLPHSKSKTRSRLEVAEAEEEEISVKAARSELLLAEEPGFLEGEDGEDTAKIRQADIVEAVDIASAAKHFDLNLRQFGPYRLNYSRTGRHLAFGGRRGHVAALDWVTKKLMCEINVMEAVRDIRFLHSEALLAVAQNRWLHIYDNQGIELHCIRRCDRITRLEFLPFHFLLATASETGFLTYLDVSVGKIVAALNARAGRLDVMTQNPYNAVIHLGHSNGTVSLWSPAVKEPLAKILCHRGGVRAVAVDSTGTHMATSGLDHQLKIFDLRGTFQPLSARTLPQGAGHLAFSQRGLLAAGMSDVVNIWAGPGKASPPSLEQPYLTHRLSGHVHGLQFCPFEDVLGVGHSGGITSMLVPGAAEPNFDGLESNPYRSRKQRQEWEVKALLEKVPAELICLDPRALAEVDVISLEQEKKERIERLGYDPEAKAPFQPKPKQKGRSSTASLVKRKRKVMDEEHREKVRQSLEQQAQKQEKKAMPLGPRPSALDRFVR from the exons ATGAGGGCCAGAGGACTTCCGGGAGTTCCCAAGCCGACTGTGGGACAGCTGAGAGGAGTTTGCACGTGGATCGTGGTTGGGGTGGGCTGGATGGAGACGGCCCCCAAGCCGGGCAGGGATGTCCCGCCCAAGAACGTCAAATTTCAGTCCAAGAAGAAG AAACCGCGGCGATACTGGGAGGAAGAGACCACTCCGACAGCTGCCGCAGCCTCTCCAGGGCCCCCTGGTAACAAGAAGAGGAATCGAGAGCTCCGCCCCCAAAGGTCCAAGAAGGCTTACATCCCGAAGAAGTCTCGGATCTCCAAGAAGCCCCAACTCCCGAAGAAACCCCGAGAACGGAGGAATCCGGAGCCTGAGCGGAGTTTGTCCGGG GCGCAGGACCCATTTCCAGGCCCCGCTCCCGTCCCTTTGGAGTTGGCTCAGAAGTTCTGTCGCATTGACAAATCCAAAAAG CTGCCACATTCTAAGTCCAAAACCCGAAGCCGACTTGAGGTGGCTGAagctgaggaagaggaaataagtGTCAAAGCTGCTCGTTCTGAGCTGCTGCTTGCTGAGGAACCTGG CTTTCTGgaaggggaggatggggaggacaCAGCAAAGATACGCCAGGCAGACATCGTGGAGGCTGTGGACATTGCAAGTGCAGCCAAG CATTTTGACTTGAACTTGAGACAGTTTGGACCCTACAGGTTGAATTACTCTCGAACTGGGAG GCACCTGGCTTTTGGAGGGCGCCGGGGTCATGTGGCCGCCCTTGACTGGGTGACAAAGAAGCTCATGTGTGAGATCAATGTCATGGAAGCTGTGCGGGACATCCG GTTTCTGCACTCAGAGGCACTGCTTGCTGTCGCTCAGAACCGCTGGCTTCACATCTACGACAACCAGGGCATCGAGCTCCACTGCATCCGCCGCTGTGACCGCATCACTCGACTTGAGTTCCTGcctttccacttcctcctggcCACAGCT TCGGAGACGGGGTTTCTGACCTACCTGGATGTGTCAGTGGGAAAGATAGTGGCAGCTCTGAATGCTCGGGCTGGACGGCTCGACGTCATGACTCAGAACCCTTACAATGCCGTCATCCATCTCGGACACAGCAATG GTACTGTGTCCTTATGGAGTCCAGCCGTGAAGGAGCCACTGGCGAAGATTCTCTGTCACCGTGGTGGGGTCCGGGCTGTGGCTGTAGATTCTACAGGCAC GCACATGGCCACCTCTGGCCTGGACCACCAGCTGAAGATCTTTGACTTGCGAGGGACCTTCCAGCCTCTGAGCGCTCGGACCCtgccccagggagcagggcaCCTGGCCTTCTCCCAGCGGGGACTTCTGGCTGCAGGAATGAGTGATGTGGTCAACATATGGGCTGGGCCGGGCAAGGCCAGCCCACCCTCCCTGGAGCAGCCCTACCTCACCCACCGGCTCTCAGGCCATGTGCACGGCCTTCAGTTCTGCCCCTTTGAAgatgtgctgggggtggggcacagtGGGGGCATCACCAGCATGCTGGTCCCTG gggcTGCTGAGCCCAACTTTGACGGCCTAGAGAGTAACCCGTACAGGAGCCGCAAACAGCGCCAGGAGTGGGAGGTGAAGGCCCTGCTGGAGAAG GTACCTGCAGAACTCATTTGTCTGGATCCACGAGCCCTGGCAGAGGTTGATGTCATCTCTTTGGAGCAGGAGAAGAAGGAGCGGATAGAGAGGCTG GGCTATGACCCCGAGGCCAAGGCTCCCTTCCAGCCAAAGCCAAAACAGAAGGGCCGAAGCTCGACAGCAAGCCtggtgaagaggaagaggaaggtcATGGATGAAGAGCACCGG GAAAAAGTCCGGCAGAGCCTGGAGCAGCAGGCgcagaagcaagagaagaaggcCATGCCCCTGGGGCCCCGGCCATCTGCCCTGGACAGATTTGTGCGCTGA